From the Xylanibacillus composti genome, the window GCTGAACGGCGAACGTTACGTCGATCATGACATCATGAAGTAATAGGCCTGAAACCCATATAGGAAGTAGCAGTGACGGCACCTGCCAAGAGCGGGCGGCCGTCATTCTTATTTTGCGGCCATATGCTTGGTAGCTTTGCCAACGGCACGCTGCTCAGGACTTGGATGTCCGGGGGAGCGGAGCGAATTGGGTACGCTGACTCAGCCAGTGTGCGGTCATATAGATAAGCACATAGATGGGGAATGAATAGAAATATTCCCAATTTGCCATCACGTAGTAGTCCAGCCAGGCCATCAGGGGCTCTCCGACGAAGGAGGACATTCCTGAGAAAACAATCGCCTTCAGCAAAGGATGTACAAGCGGCTTGTACTGAATCAGGAGCATGATGATTACCGGGAAGAGGGAGGTGTCCCACGGCAAGTAGGTCGGGAAGAAAGGGATGACTTTATGCTTGTAGTACCATAATCCAAAGTTGGCGCCAACAAAGTCAAAAGAGCATGTGATGATGATGACGAAAAAACCGACCAGCAGCAGCCTGTAGGTGCTTGTTTTGCTTCGCAGCAAAAACCAGATGATCCAGGGGAGGACTGTTAAGGCTACGCCTGCCCACCACCTTGGCGTGTACAGGTCGTACTGCAGCCAGAGCTCCACCATTTCGCAAGTATTTGATACTTCAATCTGATTCATTTGTTCGATTTTTTGGTCATAGCTGCTGCTCATGGAAGATCACCTTTTTATCTGTTCAAATGATTCGAGAATGGAGCCTGCCCGGCGGCCGCGAACGTCCCCCGGGCATAGATTGTGGGCATGCTTCATCCAAAAATGGAAGGTACAATGACGGGTTCGATCTTAATGCATGAGCGGATTTCTTTTTTTCTTATAGCGGGTAACGAGCTTGGGCAGATGTTTGATTCCTCTTATCATGTCCCCCTTGCAAATGGGGCATTCAGGATAAGCTTCGGCGGTGAACTCCTCGCGCATCCATGCTTTGCACGCCGGACTCTTGCAGCGCCATATCGGCAGGGCCATCAGCTCCGGCTTGCTCTCTTCTGTATCCACTCGGCTCAGCTCCTTTGTGATCGGCTGTAGTGGGAAGGAGGGAGAATGGAAGGCAAGCGGTCTCAAGGCCTGATTAACAGTGCGCTTGCCGTTCCCAATGCGGTGCCGAGCAAGGCTCCTCCCAGCACTTCAACGGGCTGATGGCCGATGCGCTCCTCAAGCTCCTGCTTCCTGCGCGTATGATGGATGCCCGGATGATGGCCGGCCAGCGCTTCTACATGCGCGTCCAAATCATTCACTTGAATGGCCATTTCACCGGCGTGGCGGCGAAGATTCATCGCGTCGTACATGACGATGATCCCCAGCATGGCGGCAATCGCAAATTCCGGCGAACGGATTCCGCGGCGCACGGCCATATAAGAAGCGAGTGCAGCAACGCCGCTGGAATGTGCGCTGGGCATCCCGCCGGCGCCGAAGAGAGTGCGGGGACGCGCTTCCTTGTTGCGCCATAATTGAAGAGGTCCCTTTAACAGCTGAGCGGTGCCGACAGCCGTGAGCGCAGTCATCAGTCCTTGATTCATCTTGATTCACCTCCCGTGCAATCCTCATCCTACATTGTTTCCTCTTGTGCTGGCCGGCATCCTTGCCGGCTGATCCGCATTTATCCAAGTGGCGTGATTACACTTTCAGCTGGCTGTGCTGCAAGCCGGATTTTTCAATTTGAATCGTGGCATGCGAGAGACTGTATCGTTCTTCCAATAACTGAACCGCCTGCTGCAAAATATGCTGCTCGTTCCGATCATCCTCGATTTCTACATGGCAGCTCATGGCATCCAGGCCGGAGGTAATCGTCCAAATGTGCAAATCATGCACGTCCAGGACGCCCTCGAGTTCCAGCAGCGACCGCTTGACATCCTCTGTATGAACGCCTGAAGGAGCCCCTTCCATCAGAATATGGACCGCGCGTCGGATAACCCCCCATGCGCTTCGCAGGATCAGCAGCGCGACAACCACACTGATCAATGGATCAGCCCAGTACCACGAGAAGAGGAGCATCAGCAACCCTGCGAGGATGGCGCCGACTGACCCGAGCGCGTCGCCAAGCACGTGCAGGTAAGCGCTGCGGACATTCAGGTTGCCCTGCACATCGCTTTTGCGTATAAGCACCCATGCGCTGACCAGATTCGCCAGCAGACCGATGGAAGCGATGCCGATCATGGTAGCGCTTGACACTTCCGGAGGAGCCTGCAGCCGTTCGTATGCCTCCCAGCTGATCCAGCCGGCTATAACGAACAAGGTGGTGCCATTGAACAGCGCGGCCAATATTTCGAACCGGTGGTATCCGTATGTGCGCTTCCCGGATGCGGGCCGTGCGGCGATCCACATGGCAGCTAGGCTCAGCGCCAAGGAACCGGCGTCGCTCAGCATATGGCCGGAATCGGACAACAGCGCCAAGCTGTTGGTAAGCAGGCCGCCGAAAAATTCCAGCAGCATAATGCCGCTGGTGATGGCTAGCGCAATAGTCAATCCTTTCTTATTGCTTGGAGCATGAGGATGAGCATGGCCATGACCATGGTGGCAATGGGCATGAGGATCAGCAGCAGAATGGACATGAGGGGTATTCATTTTCATCACAGACACCTTCTTTACTAATATATGAGCAATTATTCATATGAATAGTGTACAGCAGGCTGGAAAATAAATCAATACATTGATACGGTCATCGGCGATCTTCTTGAATCGAACGCTCACGTTCTCGGTTCATGGACAGCTATGCTATAATGTTCAAAAAAGAGTGCGGTGGTGAACAACATGGCGAAGCTGGAGGCGGCTGACTGCGATGTGTGCTGCGACGGCAGCAGTCCGACGCAGGCGCAGGTAGTGAAGGAGCGCATGCTTGGTGACGGCAAAGTTACGGCAATGGCCGAAATGTATAAGGCGATGGGCGATCCGACCCGGATACGGCTGCTTTACGCGCTGATCCAAGGGGGGGGAGCTGTGTGTCCACGATCTCTGCATGGTGCTTGACATGACGCAATCCGCCGTATCGCATCAGCTGCGGTATTTGCGCAATGTGCGCATCGTCAAGCGCAGAAAAGCTGGCAAAACGGTGTATTATTCGATTGACGATCATCATATTGAGCAATTGTTCGAACAGACGTTGGCGCATATGACTCATGACTGAACTGTTGGGAAGCACAAGGAGGACACAGATGAAACGGGACATAGACGTAACAGCACTTGGCGAGGTTCTGATCGATTTTACCCCTGGCGGCGTATCCCAGCAGGGACAGCCATTGTTCGAACGGAATCCGGGCGGAGCGCCGGCGAATGTGCTGGCGGCTCTGGCGAAGTGGGGGAAGCGGACTGCCTTTATCGGCAAGGTGGGCGAAGATGCGTTCGGCCGCTATTTGGCCGATGTGCTGGCAGAGTGTGGAATAGATTGCAGAGGACTGGTCCGCACCTCGCGCGCGAATACGACGCTAGCATTCGTCCATCTGGATGAGAGCGGAGATCGCAGCTTCAGCTTTTACCGCAATCCGGGCGCGGATATGCTGCTGGACATTAGTGATGTCTCTGCCGATCAGCTGACGCGTCCCCGCATCTTTCACTTCGGTTCGGTCTCTATGTCTGCTGAGCCTGCCGCAACGGCAACGCTTCAGGCGGCACAGCGAGCCAGAATTGGCGGCACGATCATTTCCTTCGATCCGAACCTGCGGCCTCCTCTATGGAGCGATCTGGAGAATGCCAAGCGGAAGATAGAGGCAGGCATGCAGCTGGCTGACTTCGTGAAGCTCTCGGAGGAAGAGCTGCATTTCCTGACCGGCACCAATGATTTGGAATTGGGGACGAACCGGATCGCCGAACGCTTCCGCACGCCGCTGATGTTCGTTACATTGGCCGAACGGGGCTGTTTCTTCAACATGCAAGGACATACCGGGCTAGTTCCGGGCTTTGCTGTACAAACGGTCGATACGACGGGAGCAGGAGACACCTTCGTTGCGGCCATGCTGTACCAACTGCTGGAGACAGGCTGGAAGCCTGGCGAGCAGGTAGAAGATTTGGCAGGCTTGGTCGCGTTCGCGAATGCGGCCGGCGCTCTGGCTACCAGGAAGAAAGGCGCGATTCCGGCAATCCCGGCTTACGACGAAATCAGAAAGCTTGCGACGACTCACCGCCCCTGAGTGAGGTCGTGACAGATACAGGCGGACCGGCTCGGCGGTTGCGGCCTGTTTTTTTTGCTTGTTTATGCATAATTGCCGGGAAAAGCGGAGATGTTGCAGAAGATGTTGGGCAAGCCGCTTTACTTGGAGAAACATTTCTGTTACAATCACTTACGAAAAGAAATTAAATATATAAACATAAGTGAGTAGAAAAGCGGGCAGCTTGTACAACGTGAAGTGGAGGAGGTGCGGACGGATGCCGTCATTTTTTATCGCGCATGGCTCGCCGTCGTTGGCGCTGGAGGAGAATGCCTACACGCAGGATCTGAACGCCTTGACCGAGCGTTATGACAAGCCCGAAGCCGTAGTACTGTTTACAGCCCACTGGGAAAGCCCGGTTACGACCATCTCTTGGCGGGACAGCGCCTATGATACGATCCATGACTTTGGCGGCTTTCAGCCTGAGTTGTATGCGATGAGGTACCCGGCCAAAGGCTCAACAGCTGTCGCTGCCGAGGTCGAGCGCTTGCTGCAGCAAGACGGGTTGGAGAGTCGACGCAACGAGGATCGCGGTCTCGACCATGGAGCGTGGGTCGTACTACATCACCTGTGGCCGGACGCGGATGTGCCAGTCGTTCAACTGTCAGTGAACCCCTTTCTCCCGCCGGAGCGGCAATATGCGATTGGCCGTGCGCTGGCCCCCTTGAAAGAGCGCGGAGTGTGGATCATTGGCAGCGGCGGAACGGTACATAACCTGCGCATGATAAGTTGGGGAGCGGAGCGGGCTGAAGAATGGGCGGTTGCATTCGACGACTGGCTCCTGGCGAGAACGATGGCCTGGGACACCGACGCCTTGTTTGACTATCGGTCATTGGCGCCCCACGCCGTGCAAGCTGTACCGTCAGCGGAACATTTTGTTCCGTATGTGCTCGCAATGGGAAGCGGCGACCAGAAGCCGGAGCTGCTGCATCGAAGCTACGGCTATGGCACGCTGAGCCACTTGCTTGTACGGTTTTGAAAACCGCAAGCGAGCAATTGCATAATTTGTCCAAGGTTAGATGAAAACTAGGATGTCTACATTACAGGAGGGAAAGAAAATGGCAAATGTGAAATTGGCTGTGATTTACTACAGTGCTACGGGCACAAACTATCAGATGGCGCAATGGGCGGCGGAAGCAGGCAAAGAAGCGGGAGCAGAGGTCAAGCTGCTGAAGGTGCCGGAGACAGCTCCGCCAGAAGCGACTAACTCCAATCCGGCATGGAAGGCGCATATTGAAGCGGTGAAGGATGTGCCTGAAGTGACGCATGGCGATTTGGAATGGGCAGACGCGTTCATCTTCAGCGTGCCGACACGCTACGGCGTCATGGCAGCCCAGCTGAAGCAGTTCCTCGATACAACGGGCGGCTTGTGGGCGCAAGGCAAGCTGGCGAATAAAGTGGCAAGCGCGATGTCTTCCGCTGCCAACTCGCATGGCGGTCAAGAGCAAACGATTCTATCGCTGTACACTGCTCTTTACCATCATGGCATGATTATCGCTGCTCCGGGATATACAGACCCAGTAATCTTCGGTGCAGGCGGCAATCCTTACGGCACTAGCGTGACCGTTGGTCAGGACGGCAAGATGGTTGAAGATGTGCAAGCTGCGGTCAAGCATCAAGCGAAGCGCACCGTACAAGTAGCAGGCTGGGTAAAGGCAGGATTGGCGAACGGATAATTGAAGTAAGCGTTTGAAAAGCGTACAATAACCAATTAAATAGTTGCGAATATTCGGATATAGTGATTGATTCATGTCTAAACATGAACGATCACTATATTTTTTTTGCTTTTGTGCGAACGATAGGGATTGAATTCAGCAACCATCGGTTGTACTCTGAGTAATATAAGGGAACAAGATAGGTTAGATTATATGACTCAAAACTGGCGTGGAGGTGGTCTTTCGTTGATGTTAGTTGGCGAATCGAAAAGAAGTGATGCTGATTGAGTAATGGTACGTCAGAAATACTAACGCAGATGATATTGTCATTTTCAGAATAGAAAGAAAGTGGAGGGGAACTCACATGAGGGTTGCTGATTTGTTTCGTTTTCGCAATGAGGAAATGAAGGTTTTGCATTTGACGATGATCGCCTTTTTCATTACGTTTGTCACCTGGTTCAATATGGCTCCGTTGGCGACGACGATGATCAGCGAGACCGGATTTTTGACACAGGAGCATCTGGCAGTATTCGCCATCATGAACGTTGCGCTGACTGTGCCCGCGCGGTCGTGATCGGCAGCCTGCTGGATCGGTTCGGGCCAAGGATTGTCTTCAGCATCTTGCTTGTAGTCATGTCCATTCCGACCTTTATCTTCGCTTTTGGCACCAGCTGGGCGCAGCTTGCGGTTTCCCGGCTGCTGCTCAGCTGCATAGGGGCCGGCTTCGTGATCGGCATTCGCATGGTATCTGAATGGTTCCCGCCCAAGTCGATCGGCTTCGCCGAAGGCTTCTATGCAGGATGGGGCAATTTCGGCTCCGCTTTTGCAGCGATGACATTGCCTTGGATCGCTTTGACGCTGATCGGCGGTGAGAACGGCTGGCGGTATGCGATTGCGCTTACCGGCGTCATCTGTCTGATCTACGGGCTGATTTACTTCATGCTGGTGAAGGATACGCCGGAGGGCAAGGCCTATATGCGTCCCAAGAAATCATCCGCGATGGAAGTAAGCAGCTGGGGCGATCTGGTGCAGCTTATCCTGTGGACGTTCCCGTTGGCCGGGGCGCTTGGACTGCTTGCCTGGAAGCTGGGCAACACGCAGATGATTTCGGGCACGTTCGTCAATATCATCTATGCAGTGCTGGCGCTGGTCTTCCTCTATCAAGTGGTCAAAATTCTGCAGGTCAACATCCCGATTTTGAGAAAAGGCGTGCCTGAAGACGATCGATACAAGTTCAAGAGTGTGGCTGCCCTGAACACCACGTACTTTGCCAACTTTGGCGCCGAGCTGGCAGTTGTCTCCATGCTGCCGATGTTTTTTCAGACGACATTCGCCTTGAGCCCGACTGCAGCCGGACTTATCGCTTCTTCTTTCGCCTTCGTGAATCTGTTCGCACGGCCGCTGGGCGGGTACTTGTCTGATCGATTGAACAATCGGAAGCGCGTCATGCTCTTCTACATGGGCGGCATTACAATCGGCTTCCTCTGCATGGGGCTGATCCAGAGCAGCTGGCCGCTGATTCTGGCTGTAGCCATTACGATCTTGACGTCTATCTTCGTGCAAGGCGCGGAAGGCTCGACCTTTGCGATGATTCCCATGATCAAAAAGCGAATCACCGGCCAGGTAGCGGGCATGACTGGCGCATACGGAAATGTCGGCTCCGTGACCTACTTGACCGTACTGACGTTTGTCAGTCCGCAGCTGTTCTTCTTC encodes:
- a CDS encoding CBO0543 family protein; this translates as MSSSYDQKIEQMNQIEVSNTCEMVELWLQYDLYTPRWWAGVALTVLPWIIWFLLRSKTSTYRLLLVGFFVIIITCSFDFVGANFGLWYYKHKVIPFFPTYLPWDTSLFPVIIMLLIQYKPLVHPLLKAIVFSGMSSFVGEPLMAWLDYYVMANWEYFYSFPIYVLIYMTAHWLSQRTQFAPLPRTSKS
- a CDS encoding cold-inducible protein YdjO-related protein, which translates into the protein MDTEESKPELMALPIWRCKSPACKAWMREEFTAEAYPECPICKGDMIRGIKHLPKLVTRYKKKRNPLMH
- a CDS encoding divergent PAP2 family protein, producing MNQGLMTALTAVGTAQLLKGPLQLWRNKEARPRTLFGAGGMPSAHSSGVAALASYMAVRRGIRSPEFAIAAMLGIIVMYDAMNLRRHAGEMAIQVNDLDAHVEALAGHHPGIHHTRRKQELEERIGHQPVEVLGGALLGTALGTASALLIRP
- a CDS encoding cation diffusion facilitator family transporter encodes the protein MNTPHVHSAADPHAHCHHGHGHAHPHAPSNKKGLTIALAITSGIMLLEFFGGLLTNSLALLSDSGHMLSDAGSLALSLAAMWIAARPASGKRTYGYHRFEILAALFNGTTLFVIAGWISWEAYERLQAPPEVSSATMIGIASIGLLANLVSAWVLIRKSDVQGNLNVRSAYLHVLGDALGSVGAILAGLLMLLFSWYWADPLISVVVALLILRSAWGVIRRAVHILMEGAPSGVHTEDVKRSLLELEGVLDVHDLHIWTITSGLDAMSCHVEIEDDRNEQHILQQAVQLLEERYSLSHATIQIEKSGLQHSQLKV
- a CDS encoding carbohydrate kinase family protein, which translates into the protein MKRDIDVTALGEVLIDFTPGGVSQQGQPLFERNPGGAPANVLAALAKWGKRTAFIGKVGEDAFGRYLADVLAECGIDCRGLVRTSRANTTLAFVHLDESGDRSFSFYRNPGADMLLDISDVSADQLTRPRIFHFGSVSMSAEPAATATLQAAQRARIGGTIISFDPNLRPPLWSDLENAKRKIEAGMQLADFVKLSEEELHFLTGTNDLELGTNRIAERFRTPLMFVTLAERGCFFNMQGHTGLVPGFAVQTVDTTGAGDTFVAAMLYQLLETGWKPGEQVEDLAGLVAFANAAGALATRKKGAIPAIPAYDEIRKLATTHRP
- a CDS encoding DODA-type extradiol aromatic ring-opening family dioxygenase, whose product is MPSFFIAHGSPSLALEENAYTQDLNALTERYDKPEAVVLFTAHWESPVTTISWRDSAYDTIHDFGGFQPELYAMRYPAKGSTAVAAEVERLLQQDGLESRRNEDRGLDHGAWVVLHHLWPDADVPVVQLSVNPFLPPERQYAIGRALAPLKERGVWIIGSGGTVHNLRMISWGAERAEEWAVAFDDWLLARTMAWDTDALFDYRSLAPHAVQAVPSAEHFVPYVLAMGSGDQKPELLHRSYGYGTLSHLLVRF
- the wrbA gene encoding NAD(P)H:quinone oxidoreductase → MANVKLAVIYYSATGTNYQMAQWAAEAGKEAGAEVKLLKVPETAPPEATNSNPAWKAHIEAVKDVPEVTHGDLEWADAFIFSVPTRYGVMAAQLKQFLDTTGGLWAQGKLANKVASAMSSAANSHGGQEQTILSLYTALYHHGMIIAAPGYTDPVIFGAGGNPYGTSVTVGQDGKMVEDVQAAVKHQAKRTVQVAGWVKAGLANG
- a CDS encoding MFS transporter, whose amino-acid sequence is MIGSLLDRFGPRIVFSILLVVMSIPTFIFAFGTSWAQLAVSRLLLSCIGAGFVIGIRMVSEWFPPKSIGFAEGFYAGWGNFGSAFAAMTLPWIALTLIGGENGWRYAIALTGVICLIYGLIYFMLVKDTPEGKAYMRPKKSSAMEVSSWGDLVQLILWTFPLAGALGLLAWKLGNTQMISGTFVNIIYAVLALVFLYQVVKILQVNIPILRKGVPEDDRYKFKSVAALNTTYFANFGAELAVVSMLPMFFQTTFALSPTAAGLIASSFAFVNLFARPLGGYLSDRLNNRKRVMLFYMGGITIGFLCMGLIQSSWPLILAVAITILTSIFVQGAEGSTFAMIPMIKKRITGQVAGMTGAYGNVGSVTYLTVLTFVSPQLFFFILAGGALVSFVCCLTMLEEPKDAFADEYELSSVDRELLAANMPGQELKPQISAVKS